Proteins from a genomic interval of Alkalispirochaeta americana:
- a CDS encoding ParA family protein has protein sequence MGTVITFANQKGGVGKTTTAVNLGAAIAGMGKRVLLVDFDSQGNLSSSVGADRSRPGIYQVISGSSSSAEAVQETPQAGLSIIAGGGELTGASVELVNQEKREFFLRDALEPLRQEYDYIFVDSPPSLGLLTLNALVAARDVIIPLQCEYFALEGLTQLLQNIKRVQSGFNQDLELFGILFTMYDSRTRLANDVVQEVIGYFGKRVFRTIIPRNIRLSEAPSHGIPVNLYDPSCVGARSYQKLAEEVEQRVNAAKTR, from the coding sequence ATGGGAACAGTTATCACCTTTGCAAACCAGAAAGGCGGTGTTGGAAAAACCACTACTGCCGTTAACCTTGGGGCTGCGATTGCTGGAATGGGGAAGAGGGTCCTCCTGGTTGATTTTGATTCACAGGGTAATCTTTCCAGCAGCGTCGGTGCTGACAGATCGCGTCCTGGAATATATCAGGTGATCAGTGGTTCTTCTTCCTCGGCTGAGGCTGTCCAGGAGACACCCCAGGCTGGCCTGTCGATCATTGCCGGCGGGGGGGAGCTCACAGGGGCGAGCGTGGAGCTGGTAAATCAGGAAAAGCGGGAGTTTTTCCTGCGCGACGCTCTGGAGCCGTTGCGCCAGGAGTACGATTACATTTTTGTCGACAGTCCTCCCAGTCTGGGTCTTCTCACATTAAACGCTCTCGTGGCAGCCCGGGACGTGATCATTCCCCTGCAGTGTGAGTATTTTGCCCTGGAGGGGCTCACGCAGCTTCTTCAGAATATCAAACGGGTTCAGAGCGGCTTTAACCAGGACCTGGAACTCTTCGGAATTCTTTTTACCATGTACGATTCCCGGACACGTCTTGCCAACGATGTGGTGCAAGAGGTGATAGGCTATTTTGGAAAGCGGGTGTTCCGCACGATTATTCCACGAAATATTCGCCTTTCCGAGGCCCCATCCCACGGAATTCCCGTTAATCTCTACGATCCGTCGTGCGTGGGAGCCCGGAGCTACCAGAAGCTCGCCGAGGAGGTTGAACAACGTGTCAACGCAGCGAAGACTCGGTAA
- a CDS encoding YigZ family protein, translated as MDIPVSPVRTETEIRRSRFITDLEIVSDRSQAEDRIRFRRVEHPGATHVVYAFVVGPARSQQWGMSDDGEPKGTAGRPVLEILKGSGLTNVLATVVRYYGGIKLGTGGLVRAYGDALRQGLALVERQPLRELSLKNITCSYDMHNPVRSTLERFGAEIRDEAFSETVSLLFAVDQEHLDALGEELRDVSRGTISIGKT; from the coding sequence ATGGACATTCCGGTTTCACCGGTTCGAACGGAGACTGAAATCCGGCGATCCCGTTTTATTACCGATCTTGAAATTGTGTCCGATCGTTCCCAGGCGGAGGATCGGATACGGTTTCGCCGTGTTGAGCATCCTGGGGCAACGCATGTGGTGTATGCCTTTGTTGTGGGGCCCGCACGGAGTCAGCAATGGGGAATGAGCGATGATGGTGAACCCAAGGGAACGGCGGGTCGTCCGGTCCTGGAAATTCTCAAGGGAAGCGGCCTCACAAACGTTCTTGCCACGGTGGTTCGTTACTACGGGGGAATAAAGCTGGGTACGGGCGGGCTGGTTCGGGCCTACGGAGATGCCCTGCGCCAGGGCCTGGCCCTGGTGGAACGCCAGCCGCTCCGGGAGCTTTCGCTAAAAAACATTACCTGCTCCTACGATATGCATAACCCTGTGAGAAGCACCCTGGAGCGATTTGGCGCAGAAATCCGGGATGAAGCGTTTTCCGAGACCGTGAGCCTTCTTTTTGCGGTGGACCAGGAGCACCTGGATGCTCTTGGCGAGGAACTTCGCGATGTTTCACGTGGAACAATTTCGATTGGAAAAACCTAG
- the add gene encoding adenosine deaminase: protein MANKVIIDSTTLRRFPKVELHRHLEGTFALPTLHRIALKNGLPYEKDFSRFQKEVQFPRDAEPDFLLFLSKFKNDWYRSHQDIRDIVRDSVLAFAEDGLFFIELRFSPEHFAFHNNFDRLEVTRIIVDAANQAAAETGVLIRYLITFNRAKQNQYEMISLYQDLRGLQIPEIVGIDLAGDEINFPPQQFTEFFQTVRNDGVYGTTIHAGEVSPAQQVWDSIHLLHATRIGHGTSTIDDPLLQKRLIEEGVVLEQCITSNYQTGSWVDEKHHPLGRLFRAGVPVTINSDDPTIQDTDLTDDYVKACTYFDLTVDDLVTLNMNALEGAFLPDTEKSELKQRYLQAVAAFRQAHNL, encoded by the coding sequence ATGGCAAATAAGGTGATAATTGACAGCACTACGTTGCGAAGGTTTCCAAAGGTTGAGTTGCATCGGCATTTAGAGGGAACTTTTGCGTTACCCACGCTGCATCGCATCGCACTCAAAAACGGGCTCCCCTACGAAAAAGATTTTTCCCGATTTCAGAAAGAGGTCCAGTTTCCTCGCGATGCCGAGCCTGACTTTCTCCTTTTTCTCTCAAAATTCAAAAATGACTGGTATCGGTCTCACCAGGACATACGCGATATCGTTCGGGATTCTGTTCTCGCTTTTGCTGAAGACGGGCTCTTTTTTATCGAGCTTCGCTTTTCCCCCGAGCACTTTGCTTTTCACAACAATTTCGACCGCCTTGAGGTAACAAGGATCATTGTGGATGCGGCAAATCAGGCAGCCGCGGAGACGGGCGTTCTGATTCGCTACCTTATTACCTTTAACCGGGCAAAACAGAATCAATACGAGATGATCTCTCTCTACCAGGACCTCAGAGGTTTGCAGATTCCCGAAATCGTGGGCATCGATCTGGCCGGCGATGAGATAAACTTCCCGCCACAGCAATTTACCGAGTTCTTTCAGACTGTCCGCAACGATGGCGTCTACGGAACAACAATCCATGCCGGAGAAGTATCACCGGCACAACAGGTCTGGGACTCGATTCATCTTCTCCACGCAACACGTATCGGCCACGGCACCTCCACCATTGACGACCCCCTCCTGCAGAAACGCCTGATCGAAGAAGGGGTGGTTCTGGAGCAGTGCATCACCTCAAACTACCAGACCGGTTCCTGGGTCGACGAGAAACATCATCCCCTGGGACGGCTCTTTCGGGCAGGGGTTCCTGTTACCATCAATTCTGATGACCCCACAATACAGGATACCGATCTCACCGATGATTATGTGAAGGCCTGCACCTATTTTGATCTTACCGTGGATGACCTGGTTACCCTCAACATGAATGCCCTGGAAGGAGCCTTTCTTCCCGACACAGAGAAGAGCGAGCTAAAACAGCGGTATCTCCAGGCGGTTGCTGCCTTTCGGCAGGCACACAACCTCTAG
- a CDS encoding YbaB/EbfC family nucleoid-associated protein, whose amino-acid sequence MNPMDMFKNMGQLQEKMLEAQTRMRSITATGTAGGDMVKISLNGEFQIQHVEISPEAVDPEDLSLLQDLIRAAHNDAVAAVKERLREGFSDMAGGLPFSPDMFGGGS is encoded by the coding sequence ATGAACCCGATGGACATGTTCAAAAATATGGGCCAGTTGCAGGAAAAAATGCTGGAAGCCCAGACGAGAATGCGAAGCATTACCGCCACAGGTACGGCTGGCGGTGACATGGTGAAAATTTCCCTGAACGGTGAGTTTCAGATCCAGCACGTGGAGATATCTCCCGAGGCGGTGGATCCAGAAGATCTCTCGTTACTTCAGGATCTGATCCGGGCTGCACACAATGATGCCGTAGCAGCGGTGAAGGAACGCCTTCGGGAGGGATTTTCTGATATGGCGGGGGGACTGCCCTTTTCTCCCGATATGTTTGGCGGCGGATCGTAG
- the dnaX gene encoding DNA polymerase III subunit gamma/tau encodes MSYEVTATRRRPRGFDQLIGQDFVVATLKNSLASGRIAPAYLFAGPRGVGKTSAARILAKALNCPEGPGAEGCDGWEGSEEIARGNSLDVIEIDGASNTSVNDVRQIKDEVLFAPNSSRYKIYIIDEVHMLSNSAFNALLKTIEEPPPYIIFIFATTEIHKVPATIRSRCQQFNFRLIPLEEIRDCLAATARELGVQVEEDALGWIARQATGSLRDAYTLFDQVLAFSGDEVTLDLIHQKLGLLGMERLNALFQTVVNGDGQGALEIVEEALLAGVSVERFILDLADYLRTLLLIKNGIVREGILGISLDRVPQEVRQGLSREQLEQANEIVLQLYRDVRYSVNQRFDLELAVSRISHLRAYTTPQELVDRIEALQHELIHSAAHHLRTDNSKPSDAQVSAETASPPEESSPPPGEDAPKEETTPRAESRQDASGKPEISEETAPEEEIDSLPQDQDQDSRDLPVERQGISEEETEAIIARFRAKRISLAALLMSARSWSRSEGKLVLGFSDNFGAHTLEQDRTEIQEAARAVLGDALLQLVIVVQGMESENETSEPVNQHLDMVRRVFRGELLEEQE; translated from the coding sequence ATGAGCTATGAAGTAACCGCAACGCGTCGCCGCCCCCGAGGGTTTGATCAGCTGATCGGCCAGGACTTTGTGGTGGCAACCTTAAAAAACAGTCTTGCTTCGGGCCGAATTGCTCCGGCCTACCTCTTTGCGGGGCCGAGAGGTGTGGGAAAGACCAGCGCAGCCAGAATTCTTGCCAAAGCCCTGAACTGTCCTGAAGGTCCGGGCGCGGAGGGGTGCGATGGCTGGGAGGGGAGCGAAGAGATCGCCCGGGGAAACTCCCTGGATGTGATCGAGATCGACGGCGCTTCCAATACCAGCGTAAACGATGTGCGGCAGATCAAGGACGAAGTCCTTTTTGCTCCCAACAGCTCCCGGTACAAGATTTATATTATCGATGAGGTTCATATGCTCTCCAACAGCGCTTTCAATGCTCTGTTGAAGACTATAGAAGAACCCCCTCCCTATATAATTTTTATCTTTGCGACCACGGAAATTCACAAGGTTCCTGCCACGATACGAAGTCGGTGCCAGCAGTTCAACTTCCGTCTCATTCCCCTGGAGGAGATTCGCGATTGTCTGGCCGCGACGGCTCGCGAGCTGGGCGTCCAGGTGGAGGAAGACGCTCTGGGCTGGATTGCACGCCAGGCCACGGGAAGCCTTCGTGACGCCTACACGCTTTTTGATCAAGTTCTTGCCTTTTCTGGCGACGAGGTGACACTGGATCTGATACACCAGAAACTGGGATTGCTGGGGATGGAGCGGCTGAATGCTCTCTTCCAGACTGTCGTGAACGGTGACGGCCAGGGTGCTCTTGAAATAGTGGAGGAGGCCCTTCTCGCTGGTGTCTCGGTGGAGCGGTTCATTCTGGACTTGGCCGATTACCTGAGAACGCTCTTGCTGATCAAAAACGGAATTGTCCGGGAGGGCATTCTTGGTATCAGTCTGGACCGGGTTCCCCAGGAGGTACGCCAGGGACTCTCCCGGGAGCAGCTGGAACAGGCCAACGAGATCGTCCTGCAGTTGTATCGGGACGTGCGCTATTCCGTGAACCAGCGCTTTGATCTGGAGCTTGCTGTGAGCAGGATTTCCCATCTCCGCGCCTATACCACCCCCCAGGAACTGGTTGACCGGATTGAGGCCCTGCAACACGAGCTGATTCATTCCGCGGCCCACCATCTCCGCACGGACAATTCGAAGCCTAGCGATGCCCAGGTTTCGGCCGAGACAGCCTCTCCTCCGGAGGAGAGTTCTCCCCCTCCCGGAGAGGATGCTCCCAAAGAGGAAACCACACCCAGAGCAGAATCAAGGCAGGATGCCTCGGGAAAACCGGAGATTTCCGAAGAAACGGCTCCGGAAGAAGAAATCGATTCTCTTCCCCAAGATCAGGACCAGGACTCCCGGGACCTTCCCGTGGAACGGCAGGGAATATCCGAAGAGGAGACCGAGGCCATTATCGCACGGTTCCGGGCAAAGCGAATCAGTCTTGCGGCGCTCCTGATGAGTGCGCGCTCCTGGAGTCGCAGCGAGGGAAAGCTTGTTTTGGGATTCAGTGATAATTTTGGGGCTCACACGCTGGAGCAGGATCGCACGGAGATTCAGGAGGCTGCCCGGGCTGTTCTGGGTGATGCTCTCTTACAGCTTGTGATTGTTGTGCAGGGGATGGAATCAGAAAATGAGACCTCGGAACCAGTCAATCAGCATCTGGATATGGTGCGACGGGTTTTCCGTGGAGAACTGCTGGAGGAACAGGAATGA
- a CDS encoding RNA recognition motif domain-containing protein — protein MSKTLYVGNLSFRTEEEGLRAAFANFGTVTDARIVMDRDTGRSRGFGFVEMEDDSAADSAIEQLNGSDLDGRPLRVNEAQPRTEGRRGGGGGGGYGGGGGGGRGGYGGGRGGYGDY, from the coding sequence ATGTCCAAGACATTGTATGTAGGCAACCTGAGTTTCCGCACCGAAGAAGAAGGGTTGCGAGCCGCATTCGCCAACTTTGGCACTGTGACCGACGCACGAATCGTGATGGACCGTGATACCGGTCGGAGCCGCGGTTTCGGATTTGTAGAGATGGAAGATGATAGCGCTGCCGATTCTGCCATCGAGCAGTTGAACGGCTCAGACCTGGACGGTCGGCCCCTGCGCGTAAACGAAGCTCAGCCCCGCACTGAGGGTCGCCGTGGCGGCGGCGGTGGTGGCGGCTACGGTGGCGGCGGTGGTGGTGGTCGTGGCGGCTACGGCGGTGGTCGTGGCGGTTATGGCGATTACTGA
- the recR gene encoding recombination mediator RecR, protein MNSLERLIQEISRLPGLGKKSATRLAYHLLSGDAVDAQRLGILLQGLHEAIRPCSRCGSFTEDDPCPLCSDRGRDHTTICVVEHPQDVAVMEASREFQGVYHVLGGVIAPIEGVGPGDLTIGALLRRARDEKVREVIIATNPTVEGDTTALYVAQQLRELTKVSVTRLALGLPVGADLEYADRLTLARSLRGRTLLGEDT, encoded by the coding sequence ATGAATAGCCTGGAGCGCTTGATTCAGGAGATTTCCCGCCTTCCCGGGTTGGGAAAGAAGAGCGCCACCCGCCTTGCGTACCATCTGCTTTCTGGAGACGCTGTGGACGCCCAGCGTCTGGGAATACTTCTGCAGGGCCTTCACGAGGCAATACGCCCCTGCTCCCGGTGTGGATCGTTCACCGAGGACGATCCCTGTCCCCTCTGCAGCGATCGCGGACGCGACCATACCACAATATGCGTGGTGGAGCATCCCCAGGATGTGGCGGTCATGGAGGCAAGTCGTGAGTTCCAGGGGGTCTACCATGTTTTGGGGGGGGTGATTGCCCCCATTGAGGGAGTTGGCCCCGGTGATCTGACCATAGGAGCTCTTCTTCGAAGGGCTCGGGACGAGAAGGTTCGGGAGGTGATCATTGCCACCAACCCCACCGTGGAGGGCGACACGACCGCTTTGTACGTGGCACAGCAGTTGAGAGAGCTCACAAAGGTGTCCGTGACACGGCTGGCCCTGGGGCTTCCTGTGGGGGCAGACCTGGAATACGCCGATCGCCTGACTCTGGCCCGGAGTTTGCGGGGCCGCACTCTCCTTGGAGAGGACACCTGA
- a CDS encoding ParB/RepB/Spo0J family partition protein → MSTQRRLGKGIEALLQNNDLPQEPLDSTSVITVPLDRIHPNPDQPRKTFRQEALQELAQSIQERGVIQPILAEQREDGDYLIIAGERRWRAARLAGLATIPLLPGVFSLEEKLEIALIENIQRQDLSPLEEAQAYADLMERTGISQDVLARRLGKSRPAIANSLRLLKLPSAVQEKVSAGDLSAGHARTLLSLSDDASATMDEVARHALDEGFSVRNLERFVGLLNRGLPVKEAHREIVGGAVTLQGSEGAPSGTSPGDLQKTSFSQGAVQSSLPSRGGRKSVEMSQLEEKLIQTLGTRVLLAGSEQRGKIEISYLSMDDLERIAEIILGEGALPG, encoded by the coding sequence GTGTCAACGCAGCGAAGACTCGGTAAGGGGATAGAGGCGCTCCTGCAGAACAATGATCTGCCCCAGGAGCCGCTGGATTCCACCTCGGTGATAACCGTTCCTCTGGACAGGATACATCCAAACCCCGATCAGCCCAGAAAGACTTTTCGGCAGGAAGCTCTGCAGGAACTTGCCCAATCCATTCAGGAACGAGGTGTTATTCAGCCTATCCTGGCGGAACAGCGGGAAGACGGTGATTACCTCATTATTGCTGGAGAGCGTCGATGGCGGGCTGCTCGCCTGGCGGGCCTCGCGACGATTCCTCTTCTGCCTGGGGTATTTAGTTTAGAAGAAAAGCTTGAAATAGCGCTAATAGAAAATATTCAGCGGCAAGACCTTTCTCCTCTGGAAGAGGCCCAGGCCTACGCTGACCTTATGGAACGGACGGGGATCAGTCAGGATGTGCTGGCCCGGCGGTTGGGAAAAAGCCGGCCTGCCATCGCCAACAGCTTGCGCCTGCTCAAGTTGCCTTCCGCCGTTCAGGAGAAGGTTTCAGCGGGAGACCTCTCGGCGGGACACGCCCGGACACTGCTGAGCCTTTCCGATGATGCTTCCGCGACGATGGACGAGGTTGCCCGCCACGCCCTTGACGAGGGCTTCTCGGTTCGCAATCTGGAGCGCTTTGTGGGGCTTCTGAACCGTGGCTTGCCTGTGAAGGAAGCGCACCGGGAAATTGTCGGGGGAGCGGTCACGCTTCAAGGATCAGAAGGGGCTCCTTCCGGGACATCGCCGGGGGATCTTCAGAAGACTTCGTTCTCGCAGGGAGCCGTACAGAGTTCGCTCCCGTCGAGGGGGGGAAGGAAATCGGTGGAGATGAGCCAGCTCGAGGAAAAGCTTATTCAAACCCTGGGTACGCGGGTTCTTCTGGCGGGTTCGGAACAGCGTGGAAAAATAGAAATATCCTATCTCTCCATGGATGATCTGGAACGAATAGCCGAGATTATCCTCGGGGAAGGAGCCCTCCCGGGATGA